In a genomic window of Amphiprion ocellaris isolate individual 3 ecotype Okinawa chromosome 11, ASM2253959v1, whole genome shotgun sequence:
- the LOC111562391 gene encoding CASP8 and FADD-like apoptosis regulator isoform X2: MCPYRSLVLGMLVSSALQAVAFPDHLQLISEILDSLNSCERRRLCYLCERMDADCGVASVKEMLKSKMMCQENAHLFLEELMWRLGRFDILKRVLKVSRDDVERSLTYRQLLPRFRVLVVNISEDLVISDLEDIKFLLSHTLSRERIENAKNFLDVMVELEKLDLVSPERVDIVKDCLTQIGRLDLAKKVATYKMSAGLPEQNLPQQNYRASPIRQGPSFRVARVNTPVYREQSCEAQLECYKFNTNPRGVCVIIDCVGNDGEMLEKTFKALHFSVILCKWLSADDTLSTLSERIRRRENHSGDAFVCCIISRGTANHLLGTDMVGRGLPMDAVRRLFTAEECPMLSGKPKIFFIQRYSAPQYMPCARVEHRDEDLETDAGDCHPICHSIPTDADVFWSHCWTDECQLEQGQHRSVYLKALTDALEKPQRRKTHLVDVHTQVNGVVFEHNKRHPDENYYIDVKHTLRKHLYLE, from the exons ATGTGTCCATATCGTTCTTTAGTTCTCGGTATGTTAGTCTCCAGCGCTCTGCAGGCCGTGGCATTTCCGGACCACCTTCAGCTGATCAGTGAAATACTGGATTCCCTGAACAGCTGTGAACGCAGGAGACTCTGCTACCTGTGCGAGAGGATGGACGCAGACTGCGGTGTGGCCTCCGTGAAGGAGATGTTGAAATCTAAAATGATGTGCCAAGAAAACGCCCATCTCTTTCTGGAAGAGCTCATGTGGCGATTGGGACGCTTTGATATCCTGAAGAGGGTGCTTAAAGTGAGCAGAGACGACGTAGAGAGGAGTCTGACATACAGACAGCTTCTCCCGAGATTCAG AGTGCTGGTGGTGAATATAAGTGAGGATCTGGTTATTTCGGATCTGGAGGATATTAAATTTTTGTTGAGCCACACATTATCCCGTGAGAGGATTGAGAAtgcaaag AATTTCCTGGATGTGATGGTTGAACTCGAGAAGCTCGATTTAGTTTCACCCGAGAGGGTCGACATTGTGAAGGACTGTTTGACTCAAATTGGCAGGCTAGATCTCGCCAAAAAAGTGGCCACTTACAAGATGTCAG CTGGACTACCTGAACAGAATTTACCGCAGCAAAACTATAGAGCGTct CCAATAAGACAAGGACCGTCCTTTCGCGTTG CCAGAGTAAATACTCCTGTATACAGAGAGCAGAGCTGTGAG GCTCAGCTCGAGTGCTACAAATTTAACACTAATCCCAGAGGAGTTTGTGTGATCATAGACTGCGTGGGCAATGATGGAG AAATGTTGGAAAAGACATTTAAGGCTCTTCACTTCAGCGTGATTCTCTGCAAGTGGCTGAGTGCTGATGACACTCTTTCAACTCTCAGTGAAAGAATCAGACGGAGGGAGAACCACAGCGGTGATGCTTTCGTCTGCTGCATCATTAGCCGTGGTACAGCCAATCATCTCTTGGGTACAGACATGGTTGGCAGAGGTCTACCTATGGACGCTGTCAGACGTCTGTTCACCGCTGAAGAGTGCCCCATGCTGTCTGGAAAGCCCAAAATCTTCTTCATCCAGAGGTACAGCGCTCCACAGTATATGCCCTGCGCCAGGGTGGAGCACCGGGATGAGGATCTCGAGACAGACGCCGGCGATTGCCACCCCATATGCCATTCTATCCCTACGGATGCAGACGTGTTCTGGAGTCACTGCTGGACAGATGAATGTCAGCTGGAGCAAGGACAACATCGCTCGGTTTACCTGAAGGCCCTGACAGACGCCTTAGAAAAACCCCAAAGGAG GAAAACTCATCTGGTTGACGTTCATACGCAGGTGAACGGGGTCGTCTTTGAACACAACAAAAGGCATCCAGATGAAAACTATTACattgatgtaaaacacactcTAAGGAAGCATCTTTACTTAGAATGA
- the LOC111562391 gene encoding CASP8 and FADD-like apoptosis regulator isoform X1 yields the protein MCPYRSLVLGMLVSSALQAVAFPDHLQLISEILDSLNSCERRRLCYLCERMDADCGVASVKEMLKSKMMCQENAHLFLEELMWRLGRFDILKRVLKVSRDDVERSLTYRQLLPRFRVLVVNISEDLVISDLEDIKFLLSHTLSRERIENAKNFLDVMVELEKLDLVSPERVDIVKDCLTQIGRLDLAKKVATYKMSAGLPEQNLPQQNYRASPIRQGPSFRVAARVNTPVYREQSCEAQLECYKFNTNPRGVCVIIDCVGNDGEMLEKTFKALHFSVILCKWLSADDTLSTLSERIRRRENHSGDAFVCCIISRGTANHLLGTDMVGRGLPMDAVRRLFTAEECPMLSGKPKIFFIQRYSAPQYMPCARVEHRDEDLETDAGDCHPICHSIPTDADVFWSHCWTDECQLEQGQHRSVYLKALTDALEKPQRRKTHLVDVHTQVNGVVFEHNKRHPDENYYIDVKHTLRKHLYLE from the exons ATGTGTCCATATCGTTCTTTAGTTCTCGGTATGTTAGTCTCCAGCGCTCTGCAGGCCGTGGCATTTCCGGACCACCTTCAGCTGATCAGTGAAATACTGGATTCCCTGAACAGCTGTGAACGCAGGAGACTCTGCTACCTGTGCGAGAGGATGGACGCAGACTGCGGTGTGGCCTCCGTGAAGGAGATGTTGAAATCTAAAATGATGTGCCAAGAAAACGCCCATCTCTTTCTGGAAGAGCTCATGTGGCGATTGGGACGCTTTGATATCCTGAAGAGGGTGCTTAAAGTGAGCAGAGACGACGTAGAGAGGAGTCTGACATACAGACAGCTTCTCCCGAGATTCAG AGTGCTGGTGGTGAATATAAGTGAGGATCTGGTTATTTCGGATCTGGAGGATATTAAATTTTTGTTGAGCCACACATTATCCCGTGAGAGGATTGAGAAtgcaaag AATTTCCTGGATGTGATGGTTGAACTCGAGAAGCTCGATTTAGTTTCACCCGAGAGGGTCGACATTGTGAAGGACTGTTTGACTCAAATTGGCAGGCTAGATCTCGCCAAAAAAGTGGCCACTTACAAGATGTCAG CTGGACTACCTGAACAGAATTTACCGCAGCAAAACTATAGAGCGTct CCAATAAGACAAGGACCGTCCTTTCGCGTTG caGCCAGAGTAAATACTCCTGTATACAGAGAGCAGAGCTGTGAG GCTCAGCTCGAGTGCTACAAATTTAACACTAATCCCAGAGGAGTTTGTGTGATCATAGACTGCGTGGGCAATGATGGAG AAATGTTGGAAAAGACATTTAAGGCTCTTCACTTCAGCGTGATTCTCTGCAAGTGGCTGAGTGCTGATGACACTCTTTCAACTCTCAGTGAAAGAATCAGACGGAGGGAGAACCACAGCGGTGATGCTTTCGTCTGCTGCATCATTAGCCGTGGTACAGCCAATCATCTCTTGGGTACAGACATGGTTGGCAGAGGTCTACCTATGGACGCTGTCAGACGTCTGTTCACCGCTGAAGAGTGCCCCATGCTGTCTGGAAAGCCCAAAATCTTCTTCATCCAGAGGTACAGCGCTCCACAGTATATGCCCTGCGCCAGGGTGGAGCACCGGGATGAGGATCTCGAGACAGACGCCGGCGATTGCCACCCCATATGCCATTCTATCCCTACGGATGCAGACGTGTTCTGGAGTCACTGCTGGACAGATGAATGTCAGCTGGAGCAAGGACAACATCGCTCGGTTTACCTGAAGGCCCTGACAGACGCCTTAGAAAAACCCCAAAGGAG GAAAACTCATCTGGTTGACGTTCATACGCAGGTGAACGGGGTCGTCTTTGAACACAACAAAAGGCATCCAGATGAAAACTATTACattgatgtaaaacacactcTAAGGAAGCATCTTTACTTAGAATGA
- the LOC111562391 gene encoding CASP8 and FADD-like apoptosis regulator isoform X3, translated as MLVSSALQAVAFPDHLQLISEILDSLNSCERRRLCYLCERMDADCGVASVKEMLKSKMMCQENAHLFLEELMWRLGRFDILKRVLKVSRDDVERSLTYRQLLPRFRVLVVNISEDLVISDLEDIKFLLSHTLSRERIENAKNFLDVMVELEKLDLVSPERVDIVKDCLTQIGRLDLAKKVATYKMSAGLPEQNLPQQNYRASPIRQGPSFRVAARVNTPVYREQSCEAQLECYKFNTNPRGVCVIIDCVGNDGEMLEKTFKALHFSVILCKWLSADDTLSTLSERIRRRENHSGDAFVCCIISRGTANHLLGTDMVGRGLPMDAVRRLFTAEECPMLSGKPKIFFIQRYSAPQYMPCARVEHRDEDLETDAGDCHPICHSIPTDADVFWSHCWTDECQLEQGQHRSVYLKALTDALEKPQRRKTHLVDVHTQVNGVVFEHNKRHPDENYYIDVKHTLRKHLYLE; from the exons ATGTTAGTCTCCAGCGCTCTGCAGGCCGTGGCATTTCCGGACCACCTTCAGCTGATCAGTGAAATACTGGATTCCCTGAACAGCTGTGAACGCAGGAGACTCTGCTACCTGTGCGAGAGGATGGACGCAGACTGCGGTGTGGCCTCCGTGAAGGAGATGTTGAAATCTAAAATGATGTGCCAAGAAAACGCCCATCTCTTTCTGGAAGAGCTCATGTGGCGATTGGGACGCTTTGATATCCTGAAGAGGGTGCTTAAAGTGAGCAGAGACGACGTAGAGAGGAGTCTGACATACAGACAGCTTCTCCCGAGATTCAG AGTGCTGGTGGTGAATATAAGTGAGGATCTGGTTATTTCGGATCTGGAGGATATTAAATTTTTGTTGAGCCACACATTATCCCGTGAGAGGATTGAGAAtgcaaag AATTTCCTGGATGTGATGGTTGAACTCGAGAAGCTCGATTTAGTTTCACCCGAGAGGGTCGACATTGTGAAGGACTGTTTGACTCAAATTGGCAGGCTAGATCTCGCCAAAAAAGTGGCCACTTACAAGATGTCAG CTGGACTACCTGAACAGAATTTACCGCAGCAAAACTATAGAGCGTct CCAATAAGACAAGGACCGTCCTTTCGCGTTG caGCCAGAGTAAATACTCCTGTATACAGAGAGCAGAGCTGTGAG GCTCAGCTCGAGTGCTACAAATTTAACACTAATCCCAGAGGAGTTTGTGTGATCATAGACTGCGTGGGCAATGATGGAG AAATGTTGGAAAAGACATTTAAGGCTCTTCACTTCAGCGTGATTCTCTGCAAGTGGCTGAGTGCTGATGACACTCTTTCAACTCTCAGTGAAAGAATCAGACGGAGGGAGAACCACAGCGGTGATGCTTTCGTCTGCTGCATCATTAGCCGTGGTACAGCCAATCATCTCTTGGGTACAGACATGGTTGGCAGAGGTCTACCTATGGACGCTGTCAGACGTCTGTTCACCGCTGAAGAGTGCCCCATGCTGTCTGGAAAGCCCAAAATCTTCTTCATCCAGAGGTACAGCGCTCCACAGTATATGCCCTGCGCCAGGGTGGAGCACCGGGATGAGGATCTCGAGACAGACGCCGGCGATTGCCACCCCATATGCCATTCTATCCCTACGGATGCAGACGTGTTCTGGAGTCACTGCTGGACAGATGAATGTCAGCTGGAGCAAGGACAACATCGCTCGGTTTACCTGAAGGCCCTGACAGACGCCTTAGAAAAACCCCAAAGGAG GAAAACTCATCTGGTTGACGTTCATACGCAGGTGAACGGGGTCGTCTTTGAACACAACAAAAGGCATCCAGATGAAAACTATTACattgatgtaaaacacactcTAAGGAAGCATCTTTACTTAGAATGA